CTGCCTGATAAGCGACGTCGTCGGTGCACAAGACATCGCCATGCATCAGCAGGGTCGGGGTGTCGTAGAGATCGTGCACGGCGCCATCTTCGAGCAGGGTGAAACCGGCGCGTTCGGCAAACGCCTCGCCAAGCAGGAAGTCGCGGTTGCCAACCATGAAGTACACCGGGACACTGGCACCGCGCACGGCGCGTGTGGCGCGGGCGATGCGTGCCAGCAAGACAGCATCGTCGTCATCGCCGATCCAGGCCTCGACCAGATCGCCGAGGATATATAGCGCATCGGCGTGGCGGACTTCGTCACTGGCGAGGTAGTGCTCGAATAGCGAAGTGATGTGCGGGCGGTTGTCGTCGAGATGCAGGTCGGCGATGAACAGCGTGCTCATGGAGACTTGGTCGACGTGCTGCCGGATGCCGATGTCGTCGAGCTGGATGCAGCAGGCGTCGCTTCGCCGACCACGTTGACGCTTTCAATGATTACCGGAGGATTGGGTACGTCGGCGGCAAACGGGCCCTGGCCGCGCGTGGGCAGGTTGGCGATCTTGTCGACCACATCCATGCCCTTCACGACCTTGCCGAACACGGCGTAGCCCCAGGTGAGACCGCTCTGGTTGCCGACATAGTCAAGGCGGCGATCGTCAACGAGGTTGATGAAGAACTGC
The sequence above is a segment of the Dyella sp. M7H15-1 genome. Coding sequences within it:
- a CDS encoding UDP-2,3-diacylglucosamine diphosphatase; protein product: MSTLFIADLHLDDNRPHITSLFEHYLASDEVRHADALYILGDLVEAWIGDDDDAVLLARIARATRAVRGASVPVYFMVGNRDFLLGEAFAERAGFTLLEDGAVHDLYDTPTLLMHGDVLCTDDVAYQAVRRNVRTPEWKAQILAMPLDARRAFAAKARQDSRAHTGSTHETIMDVNAVAVADAMRANGVRHLIHGHTHRPAIHHFDLDGHTAERIVLGDWYEQGSVLRVSPERRDLRRLG